One genomic segment of Falco peregrinus isolate bFalPer1 chromosome 7, bFalPer1.pri, whole genome shotgun sequence includes these proteins:
- the ATRAID gene encoding all-trans retinoic acid-induced differentiation factor isoform X1, whose protein sequence is MGAFLLLLLLFLPWAAGGAAVCGHCPGPVQNSSIVAQYCASRAGTESEGRCCWERGARPERLLGLDLSDCSLRSLPPGLAEAAAAIVLDLTENPLTALPNGSFLGFTHLERLAVPLALDCPGGSSAWEEVTTHGSSRLCQGQRNPCNSSRELDWPCPDNAACAPDGPGLIQCLCDRPFHGYKCLREGTFPTLLFCGILGAATLSLSLLLWRTQRWKAKTP, encoded by the exons ATGGgcgccttcctcctcctcctcctcctcttcctgcccTGGGCCGCCGGTGGCGCGGCG GTGTGCGGCCACTGCCCAGGACCGGTGCAGAACAGCTCCATAGTGGCCCAGTACTGCGCGTCCCGGGCTGGCACCGAGAGCGAGGGACGCTGCTGCTGGGAACGGGGCGCTCGCCCGGAGCGCCTGCTCGG gctgGACCTGAGTGACTGCTCCCTGCGCAGCCTTCCCCCGGGGCTGGCTGAGGCTGCAGCCGCCATTGTCCT GGACCTGACAGAGAACCCCCTGACGGCCCTTCCGAATGGCTCCTTCCTGGGCTTCACCCACCTGGAACGCCT cgCGGTGCCACTGGCACTGGATTGCCCAGGTGGGAGTAGCGCCTGGGAGGAGGTGACGACACATGGCAGCAGCCGGCTTTGTCAGGGCCAGAGGAACCCCTGCAACAGCTCCAGGGAGCTCG ACTGGCCATGCCCTGACAatgctgcctgtgccccagATGGCCCTGGTCTCATCCAGTGCCTCTGTGACAGACCCTTCCACGGCTACAAGTGCCTGCGTGAG GGCACGTTCCCCACACTGCTCTTCTGTGGAATTCTGGGAGCCGccaccctgtccctgtccctcctgctGTGGCGAACCCAGCGATGGAAAGCCAAGACCCCCTGA
- the SLC5A6 gene encoding LOW QUALITY PROTEIN: sodium-dependent multivitamin transporter (The sequence of the model RefSeq protein was modified relative to this genomic sequence to represent the inferred CDS: deleted 1 base in 1 codon), translated as MEFTVIDYSIFVLLLVLSSAIGLFYALSGDRQRTVQEFLLANRNMSFLPVALSLLATFQSAVAILGVPAEIFRSGTEYWFLGCSYLLGLLIPAHIFIPVFYRLRITSTYEYLELRFNKTVRVFGTITFIFQMVIYMGVVLYAPALALNAVTGFDLWSAVLTMGLVCTLYTTLGGLKAVIWTDVFQTLVMFAGQLAVIIVGAQRVGGMARVWHLADKEGKISSINLDPDPFERHTFWTLAWGGVFMMLSLYGVNQAQVQRYLSARSEQEAKLSCYAVFPCQQIVLCLSCLTGLVMFVYNQEHPLAPNQRHSSPDQLVLYFVMDVLQDLPGLPGLFVACLFSGSLSTISSAFNSLATVTMEDLVRPHCPGLSESRATLLSKLLALGYGLLCLGMAYVSSMLGPVLQAAISIFGMVGGPLLGLFCLGMFFPCANPTGAITGLLAGLAMAFWVGIGGLLHNMRAAEAPPPPNGTALPASGNLTTILTTTLLAPTPTPQSPTGLQKFYSLSYMWYSAHNSTTVILVGLLVSLLTGPTPPADVDPRTIYPVLPRLLCCLPQKYRQRLCCGVAFPAQGADHADATVKSNGVANGLAPPGLQEEEEGQGYIRAAGAPTYALQETSF; from the exons ATGGAGTTCACGGTGATCGACTACAGCatctttgtgctgctgctggtgctgtcgTCAGCCATCGGGCTCTTCTACGCACTGAGCGGGGACAGGCAGCGCACAGTACAGGAATTCCTTCTGGCCAACCGCAACATGAGCTTCCTGCCTGTtgccctctccctgctggcCACCTTCCAGTCAGCTGTGGCCATCCTGGGAGTGCCGGCCGAAATCTTCCGCTCCGGTACCGAGTACTGGTTCCTCGGCTGCTCCTACCTCCTGGGGCTGCTCATCCCAGCCCACATCTTCATCCCCGTCTTCTACCGCCTGCGCATCACCAGCACCTACGAG TACCTGGAGCTGCGCTTCAACAAGACTGTGCGGGTCTTTGGCACCATCACCTTCATCTTCCAGATG GTCATCTACATGGGGGTGGTGCTTTACGCGCCCGCACTGGCCCTTAATGCAG TGACAGGCTTTGACCTTTGGAGTGCAGTGCTCACCATGGGGCTGGTCTGCACACTGTACACCACGCTG GGCGGGCTGAAGGCCGTCATCTGGACAGACGTCTTCCAGACGCTGGTGATGTTCGCGGGGCAGCTGGCTGTCATCATTGTGGGTGCCCAGCGGGTGGGCGGTATGGCCCGCGTCTGGCACCTGGCAGATAAGGAGGGCAAGATCTCCAGCATCAA CCTGGACCCCGACCCCTTTGAGCGGCACACCTTCTGGACCCTGGCA TGGGGGGGTGTCTTCATGATGCTGTCGCTGTACGGGGTGAACCAGGCACAGGTGCAGCGGTACCTCAGCGCCCGCAGCGAGCAGGAGGCCAAGCT CTCCTGCTACGCCGTCTTCCCCTGCCAGCAGATCGTTCTCTGCCTCAGCTGCCTGACTGGCCTTGTCATGTTTGTCTATAACCAGGAGCACCCACTGGCACCCAACCAGCGCCACAGTTCTCCTGACCAG CTGGTGTTGTACTTCGTGATGGACGTGCTGCAGGacctgccagggctgcctgggctCTTCGTTGCCTGCCTCTTCAGCGGGTCCCTCAG caCCATCTCTTCTGCCTTCAACTCACTGGCCACTGTGACAATGGAGGACCTGGTCCGGCCCCACTGCCCCGGGCTGTCGGAGTCACGGGCCACGCTGCTCTCCAAGCTGCTGG ctcttgGGTATGGATTGCTGTGCCTGGGGATGGCCTACGTGTCCTCCATGCTGGGCCCTGTGCTGCAG GCGGCCATCAGCATCTTCGGCATGGTGGGGGGCCCACTCCTGGGACTCTTCTGCCTGGGCATGTTCTTCCCCTGTGCCAACCCCACA GGTGCTAtcacagggctgctggcagggctggccatGGCCTTCTGGGTGGGCATTGGTGGCCTGCTGCACAACATGAGGGCGGCTGAGGCGCCCCCCCCACCCAATGGCACAGCGCTCCCCGCTTCGGGCAACCTCACCACCATTCTCACCACCACCCTGCTGGCCCCCACGCCGACCCCCCAGAG ccccacagggctgCAGAAGTTTTACAGCCTGTCATACATGTGGTACAGCGCCCACAACTCCACCACCGTCATCCTGGTGGGGCTCCTGGtcagcctgctcactg GCCCCACGCCGCCAGCTGATGTGGACCCCCGCACCATCTACCCGGTGCTGCCCcgcctgctctgctgcctgccccagaaGTACAGGCAgaggctgtgctgtggggtggCCTTCCCTGCCCAG GGTGCCGACCACGCAGACGCCACGGTGAAGAGCAATGGGGTGGCCAACGGCCTGGCCCCGCCcgggctgcaggaggaagaggagggacaGGGCTACATTCGTGCGGCTGGGGCCCCCACCTACGCCCTGCAGGAAACCTCCTTCTGA
- the ATRAID gene encoding all-trans retinoic acid-induced differentiation factor isoform X2 gives MGAFLLLLLLFLPWAAGGAAVCGHCPGPVQNSSIVAQYCASRAGTESEGRCCWERGARPERLLGDLTENPLTALPNGSFLGFTHLERLAVPLALDCPGGSSAWEEVTTHGSSRLCQGQRNPCNSSRELDWPCPDNAACAPDGPGLIQCLCDRPFHGYKCLREGTFPTLLFCGILGAATLSLSLLLWRTQRWKAKTP, from the exons ATGGgcgccttcctcctcctcctcctcctcttcctgcccTGGGCCGCCGGTGGCGCGGCG GTGTGCGGCCACTGCCCAGGACCGGTGCAGAACAGCTCCATAGTGGCCCAGTACTGCGCGTCCCGGGCTGGCACCGAGAGCGAGGGACGCTGCTGCTGGGAACGGGGCGCTCGCCCGGAGCGCCTGCTCGG GGACCTGACAGAGAACCCCCTGACGGCCCTTCCGAATGGCTCCTTCCTGGGCTTCACCCACCTGGAACGCCT cgCGGTGCCACTGGCACTGGATTGCCCAGGTGGGAGTAGCGCCTGGGAGGAGGTGACGACACATGGCAGCAGCCGGCTTTGTCAGGGCCAGAGGAACCCCTGCAACAGCTCCAGGGAGCTCG ACTGGCCATGCCCTGACAatgctgcctgtgccccagATGGCCCTGGTCTCATCCAGTGCCTCTGTGACAGACCCTTCCACGGCTACAAGTGCCTGCGTGAG GGCACGTTCCCCACACTGCTCTTCTGTGGAATTCTGGGAGCCGccaccctgtccctgtccctcctgctGTGGCGAACCCAGCGATGGAAAGCCAAGACCCCCTGA